Proteins from one Acanthopagrus latus isolate v.2019 chromosome 18, fAcaLat1.1, whole genome shotgun sequence genomic window:
- the LOC119007760 gene encoding protocadherin alpha-3-like, with protein MTDAFGFVHLPQNMRQRGWETWRKRPHLLAALVLLLFLRAASGQLRYSISEELKEGSFVGNVAKDLGIDLNLMKQRGFRIMSGSTEPLFQVNENDGVLYANHKIDREEVCKESSVCLINLKTVLENPLEVHYVTVEITDLNDHSPTFPEKTKRLEISESALPGARYQLQNAHDPDGGTNSVQQYKISQNEHFRLEIKDRGRDGKTPILQLQRQLDREAKSSHKLVLTAIDGGNPPKTGTVEIYIDVIDVNDNMPVFTKDTYSAVLQENAPVGTTVIQVNATDLDDGTNGEVIYSFGSDVKDKIRELFDIDSVTGEIIVKGRVDFEEQDSYDIDIQASDKGTLPFRTDKSVIIKIGDTNDNPPEIEVASLSSAVSEDSRPGTTVALISITDLDSGMNGKIISYVAEDSPFTLTPSIQDNMFAVVTKSQLDREQQSTYDITIIAKDAGEPALTSEKTISVFVSDTNDNRPLFSVSPYTFYISENNPPGASVFSVRASDRDEGDNALISYYILRNANNGNKVTSFLNINSETGDILALKSFDFEVLKTFQFQVVATDSGAPSLSSNVTVNVFILDQNDNAPVILYPVSSNGSAEGVEEIPRNVNAGHLVTKVRAYDADIGYNGWLLFSLQEVTDHSLFGLDRYTGQIRTLRSFTETDEAEHKLLILVKDNGNVSLSATATVIVKLVEPKEAFAASDVKSATKVDEEDNVTFYLMITLGSVSVLFIISIIVLIAMQCSKSTDYTSKYLQETNYDGTLCHSIQYRSGDKRYMLVGPRMSIGSTIVPGSHANTLVLPDRRRGSGEVRHISN; from the coding sequence ATGACGGACGCGTTTGGATTCGTACATTTACctcaaaacatgagacaaagAGGATGGGAGACATGGCGAAAGCGACCACATTTGCTCGCCGCTTtggttttgcttttatttttgagagCAGCTTCGGGACAGCTGAGATACTCCATATCTGAAGAGCTCAAAGAGGGCAGTTTTGTTGGGAATGTAGCGAAAGACCTGGGGATAGACCTGAATTTGATGAAGCAGAGGGGATTTCGCATTATGTCCGGCTCGACCGAACCTCTTTTCCAGGTAAATGAGAATGACGGGGTCCTTTATGCGAACCATAAAAtagacagagaggaagtgtgcaaggagagcagtgtgtgtttaatcaaCCTCAAAACTGTTCTCGAAAACCCACTCGAAGTACATTATGTCACAGTGGAGATAACTGATTTGAACGACCACTCTCCCACATtcccagagaaaacaaagaggctgGAGATCTCAGAGTCTGCGCTGCCGGGTGCGCGATATCAGCTGCAAAATGCCCACGACCCGGATGGAGGCACGAACTCCGTCCAGCAGTACAAAATCAGTCAGAATGAACATTTTCGTTTAGAGATTAAAGATCGCGGGAGGGATGGCAAAACTCCAATTCTACAATTACAAAGACAGCTTGACAGAGAGGCCAAAAGCAGCCATAAATTGGTGTTGACGGCTATAGATGGAGGAAATCCACCCAAGACAGGCACAGTTGAAATATACATAGATGTTATAGATGTTAATGACAATATGCCGGTGTTCACTAAAGACACATATTCAGCCGTGCTACAAGAGAACGCTCCTGTCGGCACGACAGTCATCCAGGTTAATGCGACCGATTTAGACGACGGTACCAATGGGGAAGTTATTTATTCGTTTGGCAGTGATgtaaaagataaaataagagAGCTGTTTGATATCGACTCTGTTACTGGGGAGATCATTGTGAAGGGTCGTGTAGACTTTGAGGAGCAGGACAGTTATGACATTGATATACAGGCCTCTGATAAGGGAACCCTTCCATTTAGGACAGATAAAAGTGTTATCATAAAAATTGGAGATACAAATGATAATCCTCCTGAGATAGAAGTGGCATCGTTGTCTAGTGCTGTTTCAGAGGACTCCAGACCAGGAACAACCGTAGCACTTATAAGCATCACTGATTTAGACTCTGgaatgaatggaaaaataatcAGCTATGTCGCTGAAGACAGCCCTTTTACATTAACTCCATCAATACAAGACAACatgtttgctgttgtcactaaGTCACAACTTGACAGGGAACAACAATCAACATATGATATAACAATAATCGCTAAAGATGCAGGTGAACCTGCTTTAACATCTGAAAAGACCATAAGCGTGTTTGTGTCAGATACAAATGATAACAGACCCCTGTTTTCAGTGAGCCCCTACACTTTCTACATCAGCGAAAATAACCCCCCAGGagcctctgtgttttctgttagaGCGTCTGATCGTGACGAGGGAGACAATGCACTTATTTCCTATTATATTCTCAGGAATGCGAATAATGGAAACAAAGTGACTTCATTCCTCAACATCAACTCGGAAACTGGAGACATTTTGGCTCTAAAAAGTTTTGACTTTGAGGTTCTGAAAACGTTCCAGTTCCAAGTTGTGGCCACAGATTCTGGAGCTccgtcactgagcagcaacgtCACAGTGAACGTGTTCATTCTGGATCAGAACGACAACGCTCCAGTCATCCTGTATCCAGTCAGCTCCAACGGTTctgctgaaggtgtggaggagatTCCCCGCAATGTGAACGCAGGACACTTGGTGACTAAAGTCAGAGCCTATGACGCTGATATAGGATATAACGGCTGGTTactcttttcactgcaggaagtcactgacCACAGTCTCTTTGGTTTGGACCGCTATACAGGACAGATCAGAACACTTCGctcattcacagagacagacgaggctgAGCATAAACTGCTCATACTGGTCAAAGACAATGGGaacgtttctctctcagcaacaGCTACTGTCATTGTCAAACTGGTGGAGCCCAAAGAGGCTTTTGCTGCTTCTGATGTTAAAAGTGCCACTAAAGTTGACGAGGaggacaatgtgacattttatctgatgataACTTTGGGCTCAGTCTCTGTACTttttatcatcagcatcatcgtGCTGATTGCGATGCAGTGCTCCAAATCCACAGACTATACTTCTAAATATCTCCAAGAGACTAATTATGATGggactctgtgtcacagcatccaGTACAGATCTGGAGACAAACGCTACATGTTAGTTGGCCCCAGAATGAGTATAGGATCTACTATAGTCCCTGGCAGCCATGCTAACACTCTAGTGCTccctgacaggaggaggggatCTGGAGAGGTAAGacatatttcaaattaa
- the LOC119008022 gene encoding protocadherin alpha-7-like, which translates to MEQRRRDTRRARTMWGAYMVVLVTFWSRASGQFRYSIPEEVKEGTIVGNIAKDLGLDKTTLKERGYRIVYGSTEPPFRVNQDDGILYVNRKIDREEVCDRSKVCVIDLKTVLENPLEVHYVAVEIVDVNDHAPSFPENKKILEISESALPGARFQLQAARDADSGSLSVQQYRLSHNEHFRLEVKDRGEDRKTPSLILQKPLDRESVKTHVLLLTAIDGGKPPRSGNMTIIVNVSDVNDNPPVFTQESYTVQLKENSPPGTTVVQVNATDLDEGSNGEVMYSFGNDVDARARARFHLNPVTGVITVAGSVDFEECNRYEIDIQASDKGAATLTTDKSVIIHIVDMNDNAPEIEVTSFSHALPENSKPGTTVALISVRDSDSGLNGKVMCYINQDLPFILTPSLQNNMYSLVTKSLLDREQISQYDVTIVAKDAGEPSLSSDKNIKIIVSDVNDNSPVFSQSPYTFYITENNNQGASIFSVTARDDDEGSNALISYHILRDAGRENLVASFLNVNSENGEILALKSFDFEVLKKFQFQVVATDSGAPSLSSNVTVNVFILDQNDNAPVIRYPVSSNGSAEGVEEIPRNVNAGHLVTKVRAYDADIGYNGWLLFSLQEVTDHSLFGLDRYTGQIRTLRSFTETDEAEHKLLILVKDNGNVSLSATATVIVKLVEPKEAFAASDVKSATKVDEEDNVTFYLMITLGSVSVLFIISIIVLIAMQCSKSTDYTSKYLQETNYDGTLCHSIQYRSGDKRYMLVGPRMSIGSTIVPGSHANTLVLPDRRRGSGEVSLFL; encoded by the coding sequence ATGGAACAAAGGCGACGCGATACACGGAGAGCGCGGACAATGTGGGGAGCCTACATGGTAGTTCTGGTTACGTTCTGGAGCAGAGCCTCGGGCCAATTCCGATATTCCATCCCGGAAGAAGTAAAAGAAGGAACTATTGTTGGAAACATTGCTAAGGATTTAGGTCTCGATAAGACCACACTGAAAGAGAGGGGGTACCGTATTGTGTACGGCTCGACAGAGCCTCCTTTTCGAGTGAATCAAGACGACGGTATTCTGTATGTGAACCGCAAAAttgacagagaggaagtgtgcGACCGGAGCAAGGTTTGTGTGATTGACTTGAAAACCGTGTTAGAGAACCCACTGGAGGTCCACTATGTAGCTGTGGAGATTGTCGATGTGAACGACCACGCACCGAGCTTCCccgaaaataaaaaaattctaGAGATTTCTGAATCTGCATTACCAGGAGCGAGATTTCAGTTGCAAGCTGCGCGTGATGCTGACAGTGGTTCACTGTCTGTTCAGCAGTACCGGTTGAGCCATAATGAACATTTTCGGCTTGAAGTGAAAGACCGTGGTGAGGACCGTAAAACCCCGAGTTTAATTCTACAGAAGCCACTTGACAGAGAATCTGTCAAAACTCACGTGTTACTTCTGACAGCTATTGACGGAGGTAAACCTCCACGATCCGGTAACATGACAATAATTGTTAATGTTTCTGATGTCAATGATAACCCCCCAGTTTTCACCCAAGAATCATATACTGTGCAGCTAAAGGAAAATTCTCCTCCTGGTACAACTGTTGTTCAGGTTAATGCTACAGATCTGGATGAGGGTTCAAACGGTGAAGTTATGTATTCGTTTGGCAATGACGTAGATGCACGAGCACGTGCACGTTTTCATTTAAATCCAGTGACTGGAGTGATTACTGTGGCAGGATCTGTAGATTTTGAAGAATGTAACAGATACGAAATAGACATCCAGGCATCAGACAAAGGTGCGGCCACACTCACGACAGATAAGAGCGTTATTATACATATTGTTGACATGAACGACAATGCACCAGAGATTGAAGTGACATCTTTTTCACATGCGCTCCCTGAAAACTCAAAACCAGGAACCACAGTGGCCTTGATTAGTGTTAGAGATTCGGACTCTGGTCTCAACGGGAAAGTTATGTGTTACATAAACCAGGATCTTCCCTTTATCCTCACCCCATCTTTACAAAATAACATGTATTCTCTCGTCACAAAATCGCTGTTGGATCGAgaacaaatatcacaatatgaTGTAACAATTGTCGCTAAAGATGCAGGTGAACCATCCTTATCGTctgacaaaaatattaaaataatagtgtcagatgtgaatgacaacagCCCAGTGTTTTCTCAGAGCCCCTATACTTTCTACATAACTGAAAATAACAACCAGGGTGCGTCTATTTTTTCAGTCACGGCGCGAGATGACGATGAGGGCAGTAATGCTCTTATTTCGTATCACATACTAAGAGATGCAGGCAGAGAAAACCTGGTTGCatcctttttaaatgttaacagtGAAAATGGAGAAATTCTAGCGCTTAAAAGTTTTGACTTTGAGGTTCTGAAAAAGTTCCAGTTCCAAGTTGTGGCCACAGATTCTGGGGCTccatcactgagcagcaacgTCACAGTGAACGTGTTCATTCTGGATCAGAACGACAACGCTCCAGTCATCCGGTATCCAGTCAGCTCCAACGGTTctgctgaaggtgtggaggagatTCCCCGCAATGTGAACGCAGGACACTTGGTGACTAAAGTCAGAGCCTATGACGCTGATATAGGATATAACGGCTGGTTactcttttcactgcaggaagtcactgacCACAGTCTCTTTGGTTTGGACCGCTATACAGGACAGATCAGAACACTTCGctcattcacagagacagacgaggctgAGCATAAACTGCTCATACTGGTCAAAGACAATGGGaacgtttctctctcagcaacaGCTACTGTCATTGTCAAACTGGTGGAGCCCAAAGAGGCTTTTGCTGCCTCTGATGTTAAAAGCGCCACTAAAGTTGACGAGGaggacaatgtgacattttatctgatgataACTTTGGGCTCAGTCTCTGTACTttttatcatcagcatcatcgtGCTGATTGCGATGCAGTGCTCCAAATCCACAGACTATACTTCTAAATATCTCCAAGAGACTAATTATGACGggactctgtgtcacagcatccaGTACAGATCTGGAGACAAACGCTACATGTTAGTTGGACCCAGAATGAGTATAGGATCTACTATAGTCCCTGGCAGCCATGCTAACACTCTAGTGCTccctgacaggaggaggggatCTGGAGAGGTAAGCTTGTTTCTATGA
- the LOC119008024 gene encoding protocadherin alpha-8-like, which translates to MEQKGLGGSREQWRCIAFIVSSILLWNRASAQIRYSIAEEVKEGTVVGNIAKDLGLDKNTLKERGCRIVEGSTQSFFHINQNDGILYVDRIIDREKVCERSNVCLINLKTVLENPLEIHYVTVEVLDVNDHSPTFSSKESRLEISESVLPGLRLQLQAARDPDVGQFSVQEYRLSPNDHFRLEVKDRGKDGKIPLLVLLKTLDRETKKTHKLLLTAVDGGKPFKSGTTEITVDVIDVNDNMPVFNEDTYSVLLKENSPIGTTIIKVNASDLDEGSNGEIVYSLGKNVNSRIGELFRVDPSTGEIIVQDLIDFELEESYEIDIQASDKGSAPLRTDKSVLVNIVDLNDNTPHIEVTSFSRAIPEDARPGTTVALISVLDKDSGLNGKVICFFNEDVPFTLSPSTQDNMYSITTKSPLDREKQSIYDVTIVAKDAGVPSLSSEKSISIVVSDVNDNSPQFSASPYTYYITENNSPGASLFSVKASDRDEGDNSRVSYHILRDGSEKNKLHSLNLNINSENGEIVALKSFDFEVLKTFQFQVVATDSGTPSLSSNVTVNVFILDQNDNAPVILYPVSSNGSAEGVEEIPRNVNAGHLVTKVRAYDADIGYNGWLLFSLQEVTDHSLFGLDRYTGQIRTLRSFTETDEAEHKLLILVKDNGNVSLSATATVIVKLVEPKEAFAASDVKSATKVDEEDNVTFYLMITLGSVSVLFIISIIVLIAMQCSKSTDYTSKYLQETNYDGTLCHSIQYRSGDKRYMLVGPRMSIGSTIVPGSHANTLVLPDRRRGSGEVRLMLWMF; encoded by the coding sequence ATGGAGCAGAAGGGACTTGGAGGATCGAGAGAGCAATGGCGCTGCATCGCTTTCATTGTTTCATCAATTCTGCTTTGGAATAGAGCTTCGGCGCAGATAAGATATTCCATCGCTGAGGAAGTTAAAGAAGGAACTGTTGTCGGGAATATAGCGAAGGATTTGGGATTAGACAAGAACACATTGAAAGAGAGAGGATGTCGTATTGTTGAGGGCTCAACACAGTCATTTTTTCACATCAACCAGAATGATGGAATACTGTATGTTGACCGAATAATTGACAGGGAGAAGGTTTGTGAGCGGAGCAATGTGTGCTTGATCAACTTAAAAACAGTGCTGGAGAACCCTCTAGAAATTCATTACGTGACGGTGGAGGTACTGGATGTGAACGACCACTCTCCCACCTTCTCATCGAAAGAATCACGCCTCGAAATTTCGGAGTCGGTCTTACCAGGCTTGCGCCTCCAGCTGCAGGCAGCACGCGACCCTGATGTCGGCCAGTTTTCAGTACAGGAGTATAGACTTAGTCCTAATGACCATTTTCGTCTGGAAGTGAAAGATCGCGGGAAAGATGGGAAAATACCGCTTTTAGTTTTACTGAAGACGCtggacagagaaacaaagaaaactcatAAGTTGCTTCTTACAGCAGTTGACGGAGGGAAACCATTTAAATCTGGAACAACAGAAATAACTGTTGACGTCATAGACGTCAATGATAATATGCCAGTGTTTAATGAAGACACGTATTCGgtgcttttaaaagaaaattctcCAATTGGCACAACAATTATAAAAGTGAATGCTTCTGATTTAGATGAAGGCTCTAATGGCGAGATTGTGTATTCATTGGGCAAAAATGTGAATAGCAGAATAGGCGAATTATTTCGTGTCGATCCAAGTACAGGTGAAATTATTGTTCAAGATCTGATAGACTTTGAATTGGAGGAGAGTTATGAAATTGATATACAGGCGTCTGATAAAGGATCAGCTCCTTTGAGGACAGACAAAAGTGTGTTGGTGAATATTGTTGATTTAAATGATAACACTCCTCATATAGAGGTTACATCATTTTCAAGGGCAATACCAGAGGATGCGAGACCGGGAACCACTGTGGCATTAATCAGTGTTCTCGATAAAGACTCTGGTCTAAACGGGAAAgttatttgcttttttaatgAAGATGTTCCGTTCACATTATCACCTTCAACACAAGACAACATGTATTCTATTACCACAAAGTCTCCTCTAGATAGAGAAAAGCAGTCCATATATGATGTTACAATAGTTGCAAAAGATGCGGGTGTGCCATCGTTGTCTTCAGAAAAAAGCATAAGTATTGTTGTGTCagatgtgaatgacaacagtCCACAGTTCTCAGCGAGTCCTTACACATATTACATTACTGAGAACAACTCTCCAGGagcttcactgttttctgtgaagGCATCAGACCGTGACGAGGGTGATAATTCTCGGGTTTCATATCATATTTTAAGAGATGGATCAGAGAAGAACAAACTCCATTCACTGAATCTTAATATTAACTCTGAAAATGGAGAAATTGTGGCACTAAAAAGTTTTGACTTTGAAGTTCTGAAAACGTTCCAGTTTCAAGTTGTGGCCACAGATTCTGGAACTccgtcactgagcagcaacgtCACAGTGAACGTGTTCATTCTGGATCAGAACGACAACGCTCCAGTCATCCTGTATCCAGTCAGCTCCAACGGTTctgctgaaggtgtggaggagatTCCCCGCAATGTGAACGCAGGACACTTGGTGACTAAAGTCAGAGCCTATGACGCTGATATAGGATATAATGGCTGGTTactcttttcactgcaggaagtcactgacCACAGTCTCTTTGGTTTGGACCGCTATACAGGACAGATCAGAACACTTCGctcattcacagagacagacgaggctgAGCATAAACTGCTCATACTGGTCAAAGACAATGGGaacgtttctctctcagcaacaGCTACTGTCATTGTCAAACTGGTGGAGCCCAAAGAGGCTTTTGCTGCTTCTGATGTTAAAAGTGCCACTAAAGTTGACGAGGaggacaatgtgacattttatctgatgataACTTTGGGCTCAGTCTCTGTACTTTTTATCATCAGCATTATCGTGCTGATTGCGATGCAGTGCTCCAAATCCACAGACTATACTTCTAAATATCTCCAAGAGACTAATTATGACGggactctgtgtcacagcatccaGTACAGATCTGGAGACAAACGCTACATGTTAGTTGGACCCAGAATGAGTATAGGATCTACTATAGTCCCTGGCAGTCATGCTAATACTCTAGTGCTccctgacaggaggaggggatCTGGAGAGGTAAGATTAATGCTTTGgatgttttaa
- the LOC119007769 gene encoding protocadherin alpha-6-like: MISGLTMEQRRYEGGRARGYLVGCVVAVLLWSVASAQIRYSISEEVNEGTVVGNIAKDLGLDKSTLTERRYRIVSSNADPLFHVNQNDGIMYVSRKIDREEVCAQSSTCLINLKTVLENPLEVHYVGVEVLDINDHSPSFPDEETTLEISESVLPGARFQLKPSRDPDSGHFSVQQYKISQNDHFRLEVKNRGDDGKIPILVVQKSLDRETAESHSLVLTALDGGKPPKSGNINIIVNVLDINDNAPVFSKEVYSVTLNENAPVGTTVIQVNATDLDEGSNGEVVYSFSKSMHKNILNTFDINTSTGEIVVKGLIDYEQKDKYDIEIEASDKGFAPLTTEKSVIIQIVDVNDNVPEIEVTSFSSSIPEDSRPGTTVALISVNDLDSGLNGKVICSISDDVPFTLSPSLQENMYSLVTKSPLDREKQSHYELTITAKDAGQPPLSSEKTISVVVSDVNDNSPEFSLSPYTFYVTEANEPGTSVFSVKAFDRDENDNALISYHILRDGNQENKLASFLNINSETGDILALKSFDFEVLKTFQFQVVATDSGTPSLSSNVTVNVFILDQNDNAPVILYPVSSNGSAEGSH, from the exons ATGATTTCGGGTCTAACCATGGAACAAAGAAGATACGAGGGAGGAAGGGCGCGAGGATATCTGGTCGGCTGCGTGGTCGCGGTGCTTTTGTGGAGCGTGGCCTCGGCGCAAATACGATATTCAATCTCTGAGGAAGTGAACGAAGGAACTGTGGTTGGAAATATTGCGAAAGATCTGGGATTAGATAAAAGCACGCTGACAGAAAGAAGGTATCGGATTGTTTCCAGTAATGCGGATCCGCTTTTCCATGTAAATCAGAACGATGGCATCATGTATGTGAGCCGAAAGATTGACAGAGAAGAGGTGTGCGCACAGAGCAGTACGTGTTTGATAAATCTGAAAACCGTTCTAGAGAATCCGCTGGAGGTGCATTATGTTGGAGTGGAGGTGCTGGATATAAATGATCATTCTCCCAGTTTTCCAGATGAGGAAACAACGTTGGAGATTTCAGAATCCGTGCTGCCTGGAGCACGATTTCAGCTAAAACCTTCACGGGATCCAGACAGTGGTCATTTCTCTGTACAGCAGTATAAGATAAGCCAAAACGATCACTTCCGTCTTGAAGTTAAGAATAGAGGAGATGATGGCAAAATACCAATATTGGTTGTTCAAAAATCTTTAGACAGGGAAACAGCGGAGAGCCATTCGTTAGTACTGACGGCTCTGGATGGAGGGAAACCTCCCAAATCTggtaatataaatataatagtAAATGTTTTAGATATTAATGATAACGCACCTGTTTTCTCTAAAGAAGTTTATTCTGTGACTCTCAATGAAAATGCTCCAGTAGGTACAACAGTCATACAAGTGAATGCAACAGATTTAGATGAAGGTTCAAACGGAGAAGTAGTTTACTCGTTCAGCAAGAGTATgcataaaaacatattaaatacGTTTGATATCAATACATCCACGGGCGAAATAGTTGTTAAAGGTCTTATAGACTATGAGCAAAAGGACAAGTATGACATAGAAATTGAAGCATCAGACAAAGGTTTTGCtcctctgacaacagaaaaaagcgTCATAATCCAGATAGTAGATGTGAATGATAACGTACCTGAGATTGAAGTTACCTCATTTTCAAGCTCCATCCCTGAAGATTCCAGACCTGGAACTACAGTTGCTCTTATCAGTGTAAATGACTTGGACTCTGGTCTGAATGGAAAAGTTATTTGTTCCATAAGTGATGATGTTCCTTTTACATTATCACCATCCTTACaagaaaatatgtattcattAGTCACTAAATCTCCtctggacagagagaaacagtcacaTTATGAACTAACAATAACTGCAAAAGACGCTGGTCAACCTCCATTATCATCTGAAAAGACAATCAGTGTTGTGGTGTCagatgtgaatgacaacagtCCAGAGTTTTCACTGAGTCCATATACTTTCTATGTCACTGAAGCTAATGAGCCAGGtacctctgtgttttctgtcaaagcTTTTGATCGTGATGAGAATGACAATGCTCTGATATCCTATCATATTCTCAGAGATGGaaaccaagaaaacaaattGGCTTCATTCCTTAACATTAACTCTGAAACTGGAGACATTTTGGCTCTAAAAAGTTTTGACTTTGAAGTCCTGAAAACGTTCCAGTTTCAAGTTGTGGCCACAGATTCTGGAACTccgtcactgagcagcaacgtCACAGTGAACGTGTTCATTCTGGATCAGAACGACAACGCTCCAGTCATCCTGTATCCAGTCAGCTCCAACGGTTctgctgaag gaagtcactga